The window ATAATAGTTTGGTAATTCTTGAAAATTGACAAGTATGTTGTGATAAATTTCAACATAGTAGTTTAAGGTTACAAAATACTTGTTCTAGTACTTAATTTGTTGCCAGTGTGAGTAATTTTAAATATTTTTATGCATTGGATTATTCTTGGTGGACCCTTGTACCAATTTGACATGGTGAAAAATCATGATCCTCTATTGATAGTGGTATAAATTGGGTCCAGATTTCATACCTTCTAGGGCAGCAAGGTCGATTTTGTCAGATCGATTGGTACCGTCCAAATTTTGTGGTATAAGGTCCCTCAAGAAACTTGGGTAGTTCCATAGTTCAAGTGCACCACAAGCTTGATATCCCATTGATAATGTTTGTTTTTCAAACCCTATTTTTGATAGCTGATCTTCCCCCTTGAGACCAACCAACTCTCCAATATCGATGCTACATTTTGACACAAGAAAGAAATGGTGTCAGTGTTTATGTCAGTTATACTAAAAATGTGTTAACCGAGCAGAAAACTTATTGTGACCAAGATTATATATTCTACTTTTGCTTGTATAGTTAAGAAGGTAAAAACATAATAAATCTAACTGTTTGTGTCGAGTTCAGTGTGTAATGTCAGGCTCGGTAACCCATGATGTAAGAGTTGATATCTAATAGAAGGATGTTTTAACTTTTTTCCTCATTTCTTTATAATCTGTATCACTCTTTTTCTGTCTGATCTAATGAAAGTTGTTAGTTTGCATTCCATCTTCTACATAAAAAATGAGAGGAATGGATGCCAAACATAAATTGTGTACGCACTCTTCCAGGTATGGTGGGGAATTATTTGCAGCGGGTTGCCCGGTCGGATCCCTGAGCTTGAGAGTGCTTGGTATTAAGGGATGCATTCTGTAAACACTGGTAAACTCTTCAGTCAAAGAATAAGGTACGCCATGGTTGATCGGCTTCTTCAATCCCACAAGCCCACCTAATGCTGTTCCTCCTATGTGACCAAATGTATCTTTTATTTTCTTACCCAATAATCCATACCTTCACAAAAGAATCAGAATATCAGGTAAATTGTACACATTCTCACTAATTTAATTAATTTGAATTTGCAGATGTAAATAAAATTTCCACTTGGAAAAGTAATACCATCATCAATGGTTGATTTTTTTCTTTCGGCAAATATGATAAAATGAGATAAATATATCCTCACCAATTTGCGCGCATTGCAGCTCTCATGGTTTTTGTCTTGAGAAGCTCGACAGTCCAATCAATAGTGTGAATCTTTGCAATGACAGCAGAAGTGACCAATTTGGCATACCGATATAATTCTTCATCTGATAGGCTGGGATGTTCTTCCTGAGATTAAAACAAAATTTATAATTTTTTCTTCATATTTTCAGTATAAAGAAAACAAAGTAATGTCTTGGTAAATAACAGCTTTTATCGGTACGGTGGCAAGAAGTCAAGAACAGCAAATTCTTCCTAAAAACTAAACAAATAGATAATAGTGATGCTTATCTTACCTTTATTGCATCACAAACCGCATTGTGTTCCTTAACAAAAAGAGCTTGTAAGATCGAAACCCCAACCCAACCGTTGCGAACGTCGCCCGATAATGGCACACCATTCTCCTCATGCAAAAGAAGACCGTCATCTCCGATCGCTAGTTTTCCATCAACGTAAGTCCTGATCTTCTTTGCCTGTTTCTCATTATTACCATATACTGCACTCCCATCCCTTGGTACATACAGACATAGAAATTTAAAAAAAAAGACATTTTAtgcccgaatgtgcattgatttataTATATTCATCGATCGTCTCTATTTTTTAAGTTCATTCTTCATGCTTAAGAGAAATTTCTGATAAAGATCTTAACTTGAGAAAATCTTAAGCATTACTCACCACCAAGCTGTGCGTACATTGTAGTAACCAGTCTTTATTCCATCAGAATTTGTAGGTTGTTCTTTTGTGGCGTAGAACTTGAATGATTTGAGGGGGCACTCATTGGCCACTTCTTTTGGAGCTGTGATTTCAATCTGGAAGAAACCAAGAAAATTGAATTATATATCAACTAACAATTGGAGGTGGCAGAACCTGACCCAACCCGAGAAACCTTCTCGACTCGACTCGAATCCGACCCGACATTTTCCAAAAAGTCAAACTGACCTGACCTGAACCAACCCGACCAGATCCAAAACTGACCCGATCCAAGATCAAATAGCATCCAATCCAACTCAAATCAACATACGATAAAAAAATTGATATTGAAATTGGTCCGACCTGACCCGTCCATCACCCAACCCAACCCGACTCGACCCGAGATATTCTAGAAGGCTAAACTAACCCAACAAGTCCAACCCGAACCTGAACCCGTCCCGCACGCCCAATTTACCACATGTAACTACAATATATATTTCAAATTCTCAATGGAAGATGAATTTCTATTTTTAAGACTTCAACAAATTAAGGCTATCAAATTAAGGAATTAAATCAAGCATGCACCTGTTTGGTATCCTCCATATGATCCATCCAGTCATGAACCATGAACTGTATCCATGCAGCTGCTAGTATATTGAATTGTTTCCCTGTGTCCTTGTATTCTCTCCTGGCTAACAGCTTTGTTGCCACAACAAATGGATCTGGGCTCATCAACTGCATCAATAAATAACAATTAATTATTTATGCATAATCTGATGATTCAAAAGTAGACCTCTAATTTCCATCTATTAACAGTGTGATATAATTAAAATAAAATGGTTctatttttaaattaacaagcacacATTAGCTCTTATTTTTAATACTGACAAAACTCGACTTTTCTTTTTGAGTTTCAACGTTAATTCATTCATTTACTTATTTGAAGCTTGCAGAACGAACTACAAACAAAAAGTTTCAACAAAAAGAGTTTTATTAGTCTTGAAGTCAAAGTGTCAAACTAAATATTAAATAAGAAATAAAACTTTAACACTTCTTTTGGTGATCTTTACTCCTTTAATTGGCTTCTTAGACTTTAATTTCAGGTTTATTCTTCATTAACTAAATTCAATATGTATAGTACCTAATTTTCTAGTGAACAAAATAATAGGGATGCAAATTGATCAACAATAAGAAGAGCACATCTAAAGCttgcatatatatacaacaagaatTACCAAAATAAAAGGGAAATAAGTGCTTACCTAATTTACATTAACTTATTAACTTGTATTGTTAGAACTTAATTAGAAATTTGGAATTTTGTAAGAAAATTACTAGATTTTTTGTAAATAGTGTATAATTAACTACCTCATCCTGTTGATCAACTGGCTTCATGTTTCTCCCAAAAAAGGTGTATTGGCTACCCGCCTCAGCATTATGGGGGTCGTTGTACTTGCCATCTCCGGTGCGGTACAGGAACTCCTTGGGGTCAAACAGAGCACCATGAGAACTCCCAACAGCTAGCAGGTTGTATTTTTCGAGGAGGGTCCGACGGGTGTTCAGGTAGAGTAAACCAATTGGAACAGGCATCTTGTGCCACAAGTTTCTCTTGTCAAATGCATGAATGAACTACATGAAATTAAGAAAAATTAATACATTGGAAATTTAATTAGGTATGCATATGTAAATTAAATACTTCAACTAATGAGGAATATCAATTGAATAGTTAATAAGGTGGTACACAAGCATGATAAAGCTTAAGTATATATGTGTGCTTCTAATGGCCATATTTATCAACATGATT is drawn from Triticum dicoccoides isolate Atlit2015 ecotype Zavitan chromosome 6B, WEW_v2.0, whole genome shotgun sequence and contains these coding sequences:
- the LOC119326475 gene encoding alpha-dioxygenase 1-like, producing MGSGLFKPRVHPDLRDVFSKMSFGDKIGFLFIHAFDKRNLWHKMPVPIGLLYLNTRRTLLEKYNLLAVGSSHGALFDPKEFLYRTGDGKYNDPHNAEAGSQYTFFGRNMKPVDQQDELMSPDPFVVATKLLARREYKDTGKQFNILAAAWIQFMVHDWMDHMEDTKQIEITAPKEVANECPLKSFKFYATKEQPTNSDGIKTGYYNVRTAWWDGSAVYGNNEKQAKKIRTYVDGKLAIGDDGLLLHEENGVPLSGDVRNGWVGVSILQALFVKEHNAVCDAIKEEHPSLSDEELYRYAKLVTSAVIAKIHTIDWTVELLKTKTMRAAMRANWYGLLGKKIKDTFGHIGGTALGGLVGLKKPINHGVPYSLTEEFTSVYRMHPLIPSTLKLRDPTGQPAANNSPPYLEDIDIGELVGLKGEDQLSKIGFEKQTLSMGYQACGALELWNYPSFLRDLIPQNLDGTNRSDKIDLAALEVYRDRERSVPRYNEFRRRLFLIPIKSWEDLTSDKDAIEAIREIYGDDVEKLDLLVGLMAEKKIKGFAISETSFNIFILMASRRLEADRFITSNFNEKTYTKKGMQWVKTTEGLRDVINRHYPEITANWMKSSSAFSVWDADY